One Micromonospora craniellae genomic region harbors:
- a CDS encoding GntR family transcriptional regulator, which produces MSESPDFLGQLDPDDPKQASQQIANKLRAAILTRRLAPGDKLPSQPELATRYGVARETVKRALDLLRAERLIVSRQGSGVFVRAQTQRAVELRPHVEAAFERPHVTIDFAGFSGETLRDALAETLDKVRVGRLAPETIAVRILICDMTAPMALPTRADAQTDDPAVRERAERITRRAVDAIIDQVTELGDLGLIRSATVEVRLHRASPQFKLYILNNEEVFYGFSPVTERTVSIKGEPMAIYDLMGKDVPLFHYAVTDDDTSHGTQFVEASHQWFDSVWSTIAYRYDA; this is translated from the coding sequence GTGAGCGAGAGTCCTGACTTCCTCGGTCAGCTTGATCCCGACGACCCGAAACAGGCGTCCCAGCAGATCGCGAACAAGCTGCGGGCTGCCATCCTCACGCGTCGACTCGCGCCGGGCGACAAGCTGCCGTCGCAACCCGAGTTGGCCACCCGCTACGGCGTGGCCCGAGAGACGGTCAAGCGAGCCCTGGACCTGCTCCGGGCCGAGCGGCTGATCGTGTCCCGTCAGGGCAGCGGTGTGTTCGTCCGAGCGCAGACGCAGCGGGCCGTCGAACTACGCCCGCACGTCGAAGCCGCGTTCGAGCGGCCCCACGTCACCATCGACTTCGCCGGATTCTCCGGCGAGACACTGCGCGACGCGCTCGCCGAAACTCTCGACAAGGTGCGCGTCGGTCGCCTCGCGCCCGAGACCATCGCCGTGCGCATCCTGATCTGCGACATGACCGCACCGATGGCACTGCCCACGCGGGCCGACGCACAGACCGACGACCCAGCGGTACGCGAACGCGCCGAGCGAATTACCCGCCGAGCCGTAGACGCGATCATCGATCAGGTCACCGAACTTGGCGACCTCGGCCTGATCCGGTCGGCCACCGTCGAGGTGCGGCTACACCGGGCATCACCGCAGTTCAAGCTCTACATCCTCAACAACGAAGAGGTCTTCTACGGCTTCTCTCCCGTCACCGAACGCACCGTATCGATCAAGGGCGAGCCGATGGCCATCTACGACCTGATGGGCAAGGACGTGCCGCTGTTCCACTACGCCGTAACCGACGACGACACCTCCCACGGCACACAGTTCGTGGAAGCGTCCCACCAGTGGTTCGACTCGGTGTGGTCGACCATCGCCTACCGGTACGACGCATGA